The following coding sequences lie in one Cryptococcus neoformans var. neoformans B-3501A chromosome 2, whole genome shotgun sequence genomic window:
- a CDS encoding mitochondrial 54S ribosomal protein YmL23 (Match to ESTs gb|CF187893.1|CF187893, gb|CF187892.1|CF187892; HMMPfam hit to Ribosomal_L13, Ribosomal protein L13, score: 106.5, E(): 6.4e-29): protein MSATKGNTALALTRVWHHTSAQNRVLGTLASRIAWVLMGKHKPTYDPAVDAGDYVIVSDALQVRLTGKKATDKVYHHHTGFMGGLKKVPITRLRERRPEEIIRKAVSGMLPKNTFRDRRLERLKIFPGAAPETYKGNVLTTWRENSAKIERSPSVSSVPQTEA, encoded by the exons ATGTCCGCGACAAAAGGAAAC ACCGCTCTCGCCCTCACTCGTGTCTGGCACCACACTTCCGCCCAAAACAGAGTACTCGGAACCCTTGCAAGCCGGATAGCATGGGTGCTCATGGGCAAGCACAAACCCACATATGACCCGGCAG TGGACGCAGGAGATTATGTTATTGTCTCGGATGCTTTACAAGTGCGATTGACAGGGAAAAAGGCCACGGACAAGGTCTACCATCACCACACAGGATTCATGGGAGGTCTGAAGAAGGTTCCTATTACAAGACTAAGAGAACGTCGACCAGAAGAG ATCATTCGCAAGGCGGTCTCCGGTATGCTTCCAAAGAACACTTTCCGTGATAGAAGACTCGAACGATTAAAGATATTCCCTGGTGCCGCCCCGGAGACGTACAAGGGCAATGTATTAACTACTTGGCGAGAGAATAGTGCCAAGATAGAGCGATCCCCAAGTGTTTCGTCAGTCCCCCAAACGGAGGCCTGA
- a CDS encoding hypothetical protein (HMMPfam hit to LSM, LSM domain, score: 67.9, E(): 2.6e-17): MVKLPNFPQASPSSTLEVKQPGSHEHACIHLKYSSVCPQRLRHFRSALIAHFDNMSQYAHVPKSELDEAQIRELEEYEISQGPLSVLQQSVRNSSQVLISLRNNKKLLARVKAFDRHCNMVLENVKEMWTETPKGKGKKPVNKDRFISKMFLRGDSVILVLRNAA; the protein is encoded by the exons ATGGTCAAATTGCCGAATTTTCCGCAAGCAAGTCCGTCGTCCACCTTGGAAGTCAAGCAACCAGGCAGCCATGAGCATGCATGCATCCATCTCAAGTACTCGTCAGTTTGTCCCCAACGTCTTCGTCACTTCCGCTCAGCTCTCATTGCCCATTTTGACAATATGAG TCAATACGCCCACGTCCCTAAATCCGAGCTTGACGAAGCCCAAATAcgagagcttgaagagtaTGAAATCTCTCAAGGCCCTTTATCGGTCCTTCAACAATCCGTCCGCAACTCTTCTCAGGTACTTATCTCACTGCGGAATAACAAGAAACTTCTGGCGAGAGTGAAGGCGTTCGACAGGCATTGCAACATGGTCTTGGAGAACGTAAAGGAA ATGTGGACGGAGACACCAAAGGGCAAAGGGAAAAAGCCGGTGAACAAGGACCGTTTCATCTC AAAAATGTTTCTTCGAGGTGACTCTGTGATTCTTG TTCTTCGTAATGCAGCCTAG
- a CDS encoding hypothetical protein (HMMPfam hit to Aminotran_1_2, Aminotransferase class I and II, score: 153.9, E(): 3.4e-43), whose protein sequence is MPILGLKATGPSAPPHFDLEPLIRPNILALQPYRCARDDYSAGILLDANENAIGPSLPSITHDQGDKATVIASQTLSLLSDEEIANLNRYPSPTHDELKREIAKLRGVPDENWVFLGVGSDEVIDMLYRVLCVPGKDRVITCPPTYGMYKVTANVNDIGVLEVPLITENGSFQLDESALDVAFKANPDVKLLFICSPGNPTGTLIPLDVIKRILNNSLFKGVVVVDEAYVDFSPEGSSAASLVNEYANICVSQTLSKSFGLAAIRLGYLLAPPPLVQILSNTKAPYNVSLPTASIALKAVSTEGVAAMSRSVATLNKNRQTLMDDLSTIKGVGGLLGGNHANFVLCQIVDEEGRPCNKRAMMIYKTMAENKGVVVRFRGTERGCEGCLRITVGTKEECKQATEHIAALLQ, encoded by the exons ATGCCCATCCTTGGTCTCAAAGCCACAGGCCCATCTGCTCCCCCCCACTTTGATTTGGAGCCCCTCATTCGACCTAATATTCTTGCTTTACAGCCTTATCGTTGTGCTCGAGACGACTACTCTGCCGGTATCCTTTTAGACGCCAATGAAAATGCCATTGGACCGAGCCTTCCATCTATCACTCACGACCAAGGCGATAAGGCAACCGTCATTGCCTCGCAAACTCTCTCCTTGCTGTCAGACGAAGAAATTGCCAATCTCAATCGGtatccatctcccactCACGACGAACTCAAGCGCGAGATTGCTAAGCTCAGAGGGGTCCCGGATGAAAATTGGGTGTTTCTTGGTGTGGGAAGCGACGAAGTGATTGATATGCTCTACAGGGTCCTTTGCGTCCCTGGTAAAGATAGGGTCATTACATGCCCTCCTACCTACGGCATGTACAAAGTCACAGCCAATGTGAACGATATTGGGGTATTGGAAGTGCCTCTAATTACCGAAAATGGATCTTTTCAGCTTGACGAGTCTGCA TTGGATGTAGCTTTCAAAGCGAACCCAGACGTAAAACTCCTCTTTATTTGCTCTCCGGGCAACCCCACTGGCACTCTTATCCCTCTTGATGTAATCAAGCGTATCCTGAATAATTCCTTATTCAAAGGTGTTGTTGTGGTTGACGAGGCTTACGTGGATTTCTCGCCTGAAGGATCCAGTGCTGCCAGCCTAGTCAATGAGTACGCCAACATTTGTGTGTCACAGACCTTGAGCAAAAGCTTCGGTCTTGCTGCCATCCG TCTGGGCTATCTCCTTGCTCCACCTCCTCTAGTCCAAATTCTCAGCAACACCAAAGCCCCATACAATGTTTCCCTTCCTACGGCATCCATTGCCCTCAAAGCCGTGTCCACTGAAGGCGTTGCAGCTATGAGCCGCTCAGTAGCTACACTCAACAAGAACCGCCAAACCCTTATGGATGATCTTTCCACAATCAAAGGTGTTGGCGGACTTTTGGGCGGTAACCACGCCAACTTTGTGCTTTGCCAAATTGTGGACGAAGAGGGCAGGCCTTGCAACAAAAGAGCGATGATGATTTACAAAACTATGGCCGAAAATAAGGGTGTAGTGGTCAGGTTCCGGGGTACTGAAAGAGGATGTGAAGGTTGCTTGAGAATAACGGTCGGcacgaaagaagagtgcAAGCAAGCGACTGAACACATTGCCGCTCTATTGCAATAG
- a CDS encoding hypothetical protein (HMMPfam hit to Pkinase, Protein kinase domain, score: 265.8, E(): 7.3e-77), which translates to MGAGCCKPEAIDFEGEVNLFHFYLLRSVGKGAFGKVRVVQHKHTKTLFALKYINKQKCVKMRAVANIVQERRLLEEIDHPFVVNLRYAFQDDENCFFVLDLMLGGDLRFHLDRAGAMSEEIVRFYVAEIALAIDYLHSKRIVHRDLKPDNILLDEKGHAHITDFNIAVHFSDRRLLTGVAGSMAYMAPEVLTKRGYSAPVDFWSLGILAYELLFGKRPFRGRTNSGLTNSILNEPLSWPEDAPGRCSSDGMHAIRGFLERDPNKRLGYRPGGGGMDDIKNHPWFRNINWEQLYDKDVVPPFEPDSKRANFDATHELEELLLEENPLKARKRKEGQDIALLSPEMRMMEQHFKVFDYTKAQRRSYYIPNPSQDSTLSAAAAISSSNAIRQSPQIDITRPETPSDQTGVISKTGMDVEAQILDGGGMANMGGRGGWRSSDLLERGHTVSDIRPTSTKLLTTSQHSSSEPSPTLEEHVVDRYGENAF; encoded by the exons ATGGGTGCCGGATGTTGTAAACCAGAG GCCATCGACTTTGAAGGTGAAgtcaacctcttccacttttATTTGCTACGGAGCGTTGGAAAGGGGGCTTTTGGAAAG GTTCGTGTTGTTCAACATAAGCATACAAAGACTTTGTTTGCCCTCAAGTATATCAATAAACAAAAATGTGTCAAGATGAGGGCAGTAGCCAACATCGTCCAAGAGCGGCGGCTTCTTGAAGAG ATTGACCATCCGTTCGTCGTAAATCTGCGGTATGCGtttcaagatgatgagaacTGTTTCTTTGTCCTTGATCTTATGTTGGGAGGAGATTTACGCT TCCATCTTGATCGTGCTGGTGCGATGAGTGAAGAGATTGTGCGATTCTATGTGGCCGAGATCGCTTTGGCCATTGACTATCTACATTCAAAGCGGATTGTGCATAG GGACTTAAAACCAGATAACATTCTATTAGATGAGAAGGGCCATGCTCATATAACTGACTTCAATATCGCTGTCCATTTTTCAGATCGAAGGCTTTTAACGGGAGTGGCAGGAAGCATGGCATATATGG CTCCGGAGGTCTTGACAAAACGTGGGTATTCTGCCCCAGTAGATTTTTGGTCATTAGGGATACTTGC GTATGAGCTCCTATTCGGTAAACGTCCTTTCCGGGGCCGAACAAATAGTGGTTTGACCAATTCGATCCTCAACGAACCTCTCAGTTGGCCCGAAGACGCCCCCGGCAGATGTTCTTCTGATGGAATGCACGCTATTCGTGGC TTTTTAGAGCGAGATCCCAATAAACGATTAGGATATAGGCCAGGGGGAGGTGGTATGGACGATATTAAAAATCATCCGTGGTTTCGGAATATTAATTGGGAACAGCTATACGATAAAGATGTTGTGCCACCATTTGAACCAGAC TCGAAGCGTGCCAATTTTGATGCCACACATGAGCTGGAGGAGCTGTTGTTGGAGGAGAATCCGCTCAAGGCGAGGAAACGAAAGGAAGGTCAAGACATTGCGTTGTTATCGCCAGAGATGCGCATGATGGAGCAGCA TTTCAAAGTGTTTGATTACACGAAAGCGCAGCGACGCTCATATTATATCCCGAACCCCTCACAAGACAGTACCCTTTCTGCTGCAGCTGCCATATCCTCGTCAAATGCCATTCGTCAATCACCACAAATCGACATAACGCGTCCAGAGACCCCCAGTGACCAAACTGGCGTGATCAGCAAAACCGGAATGGATGTTGAAGCTCAGATACTGGATGGGGGAGGAATGGCGAACATGGGAGGCAGAGGCGGTTGGAGATCATCAGATTTGCTGGAACGGGGACATACTGTGTCGGATATTCGACCCACATCAACAAAGCTATTGACGACTTCACAGCACTCTTCATC cGAACCATCTCCGACTCTAGAAGAACATGTGGTTGACAGGTACGGAGAGAACGCCTTTTGA
- a CDS encoding hypothetical protein (HMMPfam hit to Acyltransferase, Acyltransferase, score: 53.8, E(): 4.7e-13): MAQKPLYTIPINDRPPHGPWTSKILFPVIFTLAQLSINSAQFLLVPLLLVPFVGKRLFSRAIGWTKDGYGRLLIAITVLFGPTQFAITTDTPPPHGQTLVERDMNGQVVKINLPDRLVIMANHQAYLDWIYIWILACYAGHSAGLIILLKASLKNIPVIGWGMRFFNFIFLRRSWVADRDNLTLALRQLGQEAQSGQENSETATLLPLRKRSPLWLLIFPEGTIISDEERVKSIKYAKKEGVDDFATLLHPRSTGLLFCLRTLLPQIPDLNLLDITIGYPGVPFGNYPQNWYGLFSVFLKSVPPPTVYLHLHVYSHLGEPECKIPSLVPRRSSNVSGLSTDSGLANAEEARAFELWLRNLWTAKERRMEQFYESQRFGGPCDIVPIQQIKWYHWISAIGGGGLGTVVLLAFCIWFAVCR, encoded by the exons ATGGCACAGAAACCTCTATACACCATACCAATAAACGATAGACCTCCCCATGGTCCCTGGACATCCAAAATACTCTTTCCAGTCATTTTTACCCTCGCCCAATTAAGTATCAACTCTGCTCAATTTTTGCTCGTACCATTACTCTTAGTGCCCTTTGTGGGGAAGCGACTTTTCTCTCGCGCTATTGGATGGACTAAGGATGGATATGGACGACTTC TTATTGCGATCACTGTTCTCTTCGGACCGACGCAGTTTGCAATCACCACCGACACGCCGCCGCCTCACGGCCAAACCCTTGTCGAACGCGATATGAATGGACAAGTTGTAAAGATAAACCTACCTGACCGTTTGGTGATCATGGCCAACCACCAAGCGTACCTGGACTGGATATACATCTGGATCCTTGCATGTTATGCTGGACATTCGGCGGGGCTGATCATTTTGTTGAAGGCCAGTCTCAAGAATATTCCAGTGATAGGATGGGGCATG CGTTTTTTCAATTTCATTTTTCTTAGGCGGTCTTGGGTCGCCGATAGAGACAACCTAACGTTGGCCTTAAGACAATTAGGCCAAGAAGCACAGTCTGGCCAAGAGAACTCCGAAACGGCGACATTACTTCctttgaggaagaggtcgCCTCTTTGGCTTCTCATTTTTCCAGAAGGAACCATCATCAGCGATGAAGAGCGGGTCAAAAGCATCAAATATGCCAAAAAGGAAGGCGTT GATGATTTCGCAACCTTGTTGCATCCGCGATCGACAGGACTTTTATTTTGTTTGAGGACATTGTTACCCCAGATTCCCGATCTTAATTTGTTAGATATTACGATAGGCTACCCAGGAGTGCCGTTTGGAAACTATCCGCAGAATTG GTATGGGCTATTCTCTGTATTCCTTAAATCCGTACCGCCTCCCACGGTATACTTACACCTACACGTCTATTCCCATCTTGGAGAACCCGAATGCAAAATACCGTCTCTCGTGCCCAGGCGATCATCAAATGTCTCAGGGCTGTCTACAGATTCGGGCTTAGCAAATGCGGAAGAAGCTCGCGCTTTTGAACTTTGGCTACGCAATTTATGGACAGCGAAAGAGAGGCGCATGGAACAATTTTACGAGTCTCAACGATTTGGCGGCCCTTGTGACATAGTGCCAATTCAACAAAT CAAATGGTATCACTGGATATCTGCAATTGGAGGTGGTGGGCTTGGGACTGTAGTTCTTCTTGCGTTTTGTATTTGGTTTGCGGTGTGCAGATGA
- a CDS encoding hypothetical protein (Match to EST gb|CF194089.1|CF194089; HMMPfam hit to Proteasome, Proteasome A-type and B-type, score: 194.2, E(): 2.5e-55), with product MAVQFDGGVVIGADSRTTTGSYIANRVTDKLTHIHDRIYCCRSGSAADTQAVADVVHQHAQVYTSVYGSPPTVATAAALFEKLCYENKDQLSAGIIVAGWDKENGGSVYNIPLGGGMFQQPWAIGGSGSTYVYGYCDATYQEGWSKEETVKFVKNTLSLAMARDGSSGGCIRMCVITQDKVERHFIPGNELPRFWEGKEVLGSMNAGSTAVVA from the exons ATGGCCGTTCAGTTCGATGGCGGTGTTGTCATCGGTGCGGACAGTAGGACAACAACTGGTTCCTATATT GCCAATAGAGTCACAGATAAACTCACTCATATCCATGATCGTATTTACTGTTGTCGATCTGGGTCAGCTGCAGACACGCAAGCTGTTGCCGATGTCGTTCACCAGCATGCTCAGGTTTATACCTCTGTCTATGGGTCACCTCCTACAGTTGCCACTGCTGCCGCACTGTTTGAAAAGTTATGTTATGAAAACAAGGATCAGCTCTCGGCAGGCATCATTGTTGCAGGTTGGGACAAGGAAAATGGCGGATCAGTTTACAACATCCCACTAGGAGGCGGAATGTTCCAACAACCTTGGGCCATTGGAG GTTCCGGCTCAACATATGTTTATGGTTATTGCGACGCTACCtatcaagaaggatggtcaaaagaagaaactgTCAAGTTTGTGAAGAATA ctctttctcttgcGATGGCGCGAGACGGTTCTTCTGGTGGTTGTATTCGGATGTGTGTCATCACCCAAGACAAAGTGGAACGTCACTTTATCCCTGGAAATGAATTGCCTAGGTTTTgggaaggcaaggaggtGTTGGGCAGTATGAATGCAGGAAGCACGGCTGTGGTGGCATAA